From the genome of Rhizobium binae, one region includes:
- a CDS encoding VOC family protein, translated as MIDSNSILLFVTDAPKSASFYAQLLGLEPIEYSPTFAMLMLPSGLALGLWGKAGVEPAPTAAGGGCDLGFKVATADIVDTLHAEWQGKGTTILFPPTDLDFGRSFVAADPDGHRLRVYNVAEN; from the coding sequence GTGATCGACAGCAACAGCATTCTTCTCTTCGTAACCGACGCGCCCAAGAGCGCCAGCTTCTATGCGCAACTGCTCGGACTGGAGCCCATCGAATACAGCCCAACCTTCGCCATGTTGATGCTGCCTTCCGGTCTGGCACTTGGCCTCTGGGGAAAAGCGGGCGTTGAGCCGGCGCCGACTGCTGCAGGCGGCGGCTGTGATCTCGGCTTCAAGGTGGCGACCGCCGACATCGTCGATACGCTTCATGCCGAATGGCAAGGCAAGGGAACGACCATCCTGTTTCCGCCGACCGATCTCGATTTCGGCCGTAGCTTCGTCGCCGCGGATCCCGATGGCCATCGCCTGCGCGTCTATAACGTGGCGGAGAACTGA
- a CDS encoding patatin-like phospholipase family protein has product MQQAEFISPKLPAISDLPTVAVAFGGGGARGLAHIHIIETLDELGIRPVAISGSSMGAIMGAGMAAGMSGAEIREHALTTVGNKTAVVARIWGLRPATVRDAVAKGIRIGQFNLERILKAFLPAELPARFEDLLVPMKVITTDYYGQNQVIIEEGELFPALAASSAIPAVFMPVRLRGRVMIDGGISNPVPYEPLMDLADIVIGIDVVGAPEGDGTHIPNRMESIFGSGQLMMQTAITLKLKLCQPHIFLRPAVGRTGVMDFLKARDVLAMSVGVKDELKFALDREIEARLKR; this is encoded by the coding sequence GTGCAGCAGGCAGAATTCATCAGCCCGAAACTGCCTGCGATCAGCGACCTTCCGACGGTGGCGGTCGCTTTCGGCGGCGGCGGCGCGCGCGGACTTGCCCACATCCATATCATCGAGACGCTCGACGAACTCGGCATCCGCCCGGTGGCGATATCGGGCTCGTCGATGGGCGCGATCATGGGCGCCGGCATGGCCGCCGGCATGTCGGGGGCCGAAATCCGCGAACATGCGCTGACGACCGTCGGCAACAAGACGGCGGTCGTCGCCCGCATCTGGGGTCTCAGGCCGGCAACGGTGCGCGATGCGGTGGCCAAGGGCATCCGCATTGGCCAGTTCAACCTGGAGCGGATCCTCAAAGCCTTTCTGCCGGCCGAGTTGCCGGCCCGCTTCGAGGATCTGCTGGTGCCGATGAAGGTCATCACCACGGATTATTACGGGCAGAATCAAGTCATCATCGAAGAGGGCGAGCTGTTTCCCGCACTCGCCGCTTCTTCCGCCATTCCTGCCGTCTTCATGCCGGTGCGCCTGCGCGGCCGGGTGATGATCGACGGCGGCATCAGCAATCCGGTGCCCTATGAACCGCTGATGGATCTTGCCGACATCGTCATCGGCATCGATGTCGTCGGCGCGCCGGAAGGCGACGGCACCCATATTCCGAACCGCATGGAAAGCATCTTCGGCTCCGGCCAGCTGATGATGCAGACGGCGATCACGCTGAAGCTGAAGCTCTGCCAGCCGCACATCTTTCTGCGCCCCGCTGTCGGCCGCACCGGCGTCATGGATTTCCTCAAGGCCCGCGACGTGCTGGCCATGTCGGTCGGCGTCAAGGACGAACTGAAATTCGCCCTCGACCGGGAAATCGAAGCGCGGCTGAAGCGCTGA
- a CDS encoding nucleoside deaminase, which produces MEMALEEARAAGERDEVPIGAVVVVDDIAVSRSGNRTRELNDVTAHAEIAAIRLACEALGQERLAGADLYVTLEPCTMCAAAISFARIRRLYYGAEDPKGGAVDSGVRFYAQPTCHHAPEVYSGFNEVQSAEILRTFFSQKREAL; this is translated from the coding sequence ATGGAGATGGCGCTCGAAGAGGCGCGCGCCGCCGGCGAACGCGACGAGGTACCGATCGGCGCCGTCGTCGTCGTCGACGATATCGCCGTTTCCCGCTCGGGAAACCGCACGCGCGAGCTCAATGACGTCACCGCCCATGCCGAAATCGCCGCAATCCGGCTCGCCTGCGAAGCGCTTGGACAGGAACGGCTTGCCGGCGCCGATCTCTATGTGACGCTGGAGCCTTGCACCATGTGCGCCGCAGCCATTTCGTTTGCACGCATCCGCAGGCTCTATTACGGCGCCGAGGACCCGAAGGGCGGCGCCGTCGACAGCGGCGTGCGATTCTATGCGCAGCCGACCTGCCACCACGCGCCGGAGGTTTATTCCGGCTTCAACGAGGTTCAGTCGGCCGAGATTTTGCGGACCTTCTTTTCGCAAAAGAGAGAGGCGCTTTAA
- the rsmD gene encoding 16S rRNA (guanine(966)-N(2))-methyltransferase RsmD — protein MRIVGGEFRGRPLAVPKSNDIRPTADRTRESLFNILSHAYPECVDGTRILDLFAGTGAVGIEAVSRGCRHALFVENSVEGRALLWENIDALGLHGRTRILRRDATDLGSVGNLEVFDVLFADPPYGKGLGEKAMAAAAQGGWLRPGAIAVLEERADVVVSVHPSYVFLESRTFGDTRVHFFRYQPQ, from the coding sequence GTGCGGATCGTCGGCGGTGAGTTTCGCGGCCGGCCTCTCGCCGTGCCAAAATCCAACGATATCCGGCCGACTGCCGACCGGACGCGCGAGAGCCTGTTCAATATATTGAGCCACGCGTATCCGGAATGCGTCGACGGCACCCGGATCCTTGATCTTTTTGCCGGCACCGGCGCCGTCGGCATTGAAGCCGTGTCGCGCGGCTGTCGCCATGCGCTCTTCGTCGAAAACAGCGTCGAGGGCAGGGCGCTGCTCTGGGAAAATATCGACGCGCTCGGCCTGCACGGCCGCACGCGCATCCTGCGCCGCGATGCGACCGATCTCGGCAGCGTCGGCAATCTCGAAGTTTTCGACGTGCTGTTTGCCGACCCGCCCTATGGCAAAGGCCTCGGTGAAAAGGCGATGGCGGCGGCCGCCCAGGGCGGCTGGCTCAGGCCGGGCGCGATCGCGGTGCTCGAAGAACGCGCCGATGTTGTCGTTTCCGTGCATCCTTCCTATGTTTTCCTCGAAAGCCGCACCTTTGGCGATACGAGGGTGCATTTCTTCCGGTATCAGCCGCAATAA
- a CDS encoding pseudouridine synthase: protein MTSKDKPKRPGAKPFSRDAGAKAGPKAGGAKPAKAAAARPAAAETESEAKAERISKVMARAGVASRRDIERMIMEGRVTLNGSVLDTPVVNVTLADRIEVDGMPIRGIERTRLWLYHKPAGLVTTNADPEGRPTVFDNLPEELPRVMSIGRLDINTEGLLLLTNDGGLARALELPATGWLRRYRVRAHGEIDQEALDKLKDGIAVDGVLYGSIEATLDRTQGSNVWITMGLREGKNREIKNVLGALGLDVNRLIRISYGPFQLGDLPEGHVIEVRGRTLRDQLGPRLIEEAKANFDAPIYNAPAVAAEDEVEVAAPEKRERPRRDEDKRERALSRLDTRRDDRRSAGRRDDDRRDGGRRDGEKPKRSEPLGQRRSANVWMAPGARPLGEKAAAKAAKNAQTARRRGEQAPAKNAFDRIEDRPHTPINRVREEDGEWIRSSEQPRRKDEGEGFGRKRSFGDRPAREDRGFGDRPSRGDRPYGDKPRVDRRPYADGDERPRAARASAGEGRSERPRGDRPFGDRPSRGDRPFGDKPRGNRRPREEGDERPRAARSFAGEGRSERPRGERSFGDKAPGGKAPGGKFGGDKPRGKGFGTKPGGSKNFSGKPKGAKPGGDRPGGDRPAGGPSRGGARGKGMTRGADRRR from the coding sequence ATGACATCCAAAGACAAGCCAAAACGCCCGGGCGCAAAGCCCTTTTCACGCGACGCCGGGGCCAAGGCCGGTCCGAAAGCGGGCGGCGCGAAGCCGGCAAAGGCTGCAGCTGCGCGCCCGGCCGCGGCCGAAACCGAGAGCGAGGCCAAGGCCGAACGCATTTCCAAGGTGATGGCACGCGCTGGCGTCGCCTCCCGCCGCGATATCGAGCGCATGATCATGGAAGGCCGGGTGACGCTGAACGGCAGCGTTCTCGACACCCCCGTCGTCAACGTCACGCTTGCCGACCGGATCGAGGTCGACGGCATGCCGATCCGCGGCATCGAGCGCACCAGGCTGTGGCTCTATCACAAGCCGGCCGGCCTCGTGACCACCAATGCCGATCCGGAAGGCCGCCCGACGGTCTTCGACAACCTGCCGGAAGAATTGCCGCGCGTCATGTCGATCGGCCGTCTCGACATCAACACTGAGGGCCTGCTGCTGCTGACCAATGACGGCGGTCTGGCCCGGGCGCTGGAACTGCCGGCGACCGGCTGGCTGAGGCGCTATCGCGTGCGCGCCCATGGCGAGATCGATCAGGAGGCGCTCGACAAGCTGAAGGACGGCATCGCCGTCGACGGCGTGCTCTATGGTTCCATCGAGGCGACGCTCGATCGCACGCAAGGCTCGAACGTCTGGATCACCATGGGCCTTCGCGAAGGCAAGAACCGCGAGATCAAGAATGTGCTCGGCGCCCTCGGCCTCGACGTCAACCGGCTGATCCGCATTTCCTACGGCCCGTTCCAGCTCGGTGATCTGCCGGAAGGCCACGTCATTGAAGTGCGCGGACGCACGCTCCGCGACCAGCTCGGCCCGCGCCTCATCGAGGAAGCCAAGGCCAATTTCGACGCGCCGATCTATAACGCCCCGGCGGTCGCCGCCGAGGACGAGGTTGAGGTCGCGGCGCCGGAGAAGCGTGAGCGGCCGCGCCGTGACGAGGACAAACGCGAAAGGGCGCTGAGCCGTCTCGACACCAGGCGGGACGACCGCCGCAGCGCGGGGCGCAGAGATGACGATCGCCGCGACGGCGGCCGCCGGGATGGCGAGAAGCCGAAGCGCTCCGAGCCGCTCGGCCAGCGCCGCAGCGCCAATGTCTGGATGGCGCCGGGCGCCCGGCCGCTCGGCGAAAAGGCGGCGGCCAAAGCTGCCAAGAACGCCCAGACTGCGCGCCGGCGCGGCGAACAGGCGCCGGCAAAGAACGCCTTCGATCGCATCGAGGATCGCCCGCACACACCGATCAACCGTGTGCGCGAAGAGGACGGCGAATGGATCCGCTCGAGCGAGCAGCCTCGCCGAAAGGATGAGGGCGAGGGCTTCGGCCGCAAGCGCTCCTTCGGCGATCGTCCCGCCCGCGAAGACCGCGGTTTCGGCGATCGTCCTTCACGCGGCGACCGGCCCTACGGCGATAAGCCGCGCGTCGATCGCAGGCCATATGCCGATGGCGACGAGCGTCCGCGTGCCGCCAGAGCCTCTGCCGGCGAAGGCCGCTCGGAGCGTCCGCGTGGCGACCGTCCGTTCGGCGATCGTCCATCGCGCGGAGATCGCCCTTTCGGCGACAAGCCGCGCGGCAATCGCAGACCGCGCGAAGAAGGTGACGAACGCCCGCGGGCAGCCAGAAGCTTTGCCGGCGAGGGGCGCTCCGAGCGTCCGCGCGGCGAAAGGTCTTTCGGCGACAAGGCTCCCGGCGGCAAGGCTCCCGGTGGCAAGTTTGGGGGCGACAAGCCGCGCGGCAAGGGCTTCGGCACCAAGCCCGGCGGGTCGAAGAATTTTTCCGGCAAGCCGAAGGGCGCCAAGCCGGGTGGTGACAGACCGGGCGGTGACAGGCCTGCGGGCGGCCCGTCCAGAGGCGGTGCGAGAGGAAAAGGAATGACGCGCGGTGCGGATCGTCGGCGGTGA
- the ileS gene encoding isoleucine--tRNA ligase has product MTDTAEKIDYSKTLYLPETDFPMRAGLPQKEPELVKRWQEMDLYKKLRASAAGREKFVLHDGPPYANGNIHIGHALNKILKDVINRSFQMRGYDANYVPGWDCHGLPIEWKIEEENYRARGKAKPDLKEPAAMIEFRRECRAYAEKWIKVQGDEFQRLGIVGDFDNPYLTMNFHAESRIAGELLKIAASGQLYRGSKPIMWSVVERTALAEAEVEYHDYESDTIWVKFPVKFVVRDGAEAKFHLLDASVVIWTTTPWTIPGNRAIAYSSRVAYGLYEVTAAENDFGPRPGEKLIFADQLAEESFAKAKLQYKRLADVTAADLAAITCAHPLKGLGDGYEFAVPLLEGDHVTDDAGTGFVHTAPSHGREDFDVWMAHAREIEARGIETKIPFPVDDGGFYTADAPGLEGARVIDDNGKKGDANDRVIKALIERNALFARGRLKHQYPHSWRSKKPVIFRNTPQWFVYMDKTLADGTTLRTRALTAIDDTRFVPAAGQNRLRAMIEQRPDWVLSRQRAWGVPICVFVDEHGAVLQDEAVNRRILEAFDAEGADAWFAEGAKERFLGNEHDPAKWSQVMDILDVWFDSGSTHTFTLEDRPDLKWPADLYLEGSDQHRGWFHSSLLESAATRGRAPYNAVLTHGFTMDEKGEKMSKSKGNVTAPQEVMKDAGADILRLWVMTSDYADDLRVGKTIIQTNVDAYRKLRNTIRWMLGTLAHDKGEEIALADLPELEQLMLHRLAELDQLVRENYDAFDFKKIARALIDFANVELSAFYFDVRKDALYCDAPSSLRRRASLHVIRQIFDCMVTWLAPMLPFTTEEAWLSRNPSAVSVHLEQFATVPKEWRNDALAEKWKKIRAVRSVVTGALEIERKDKRIGSSLEAAPVVHIADAELRKALEGQDFSEVCITSGITIKADAGPAEAFRLAEVPDVAVVPKLAEGVKCARSWRITTDVGSDPDYPDVSARDAAALRELGIRA; this is encoded by the coding sequence ATGACCGACACAGCCGAAAAGATCGATTACTCGAAGACCCTCTATTTGCCCGAAACCGATTTCCCGATGCGCGCCGGCCTGCCGCAGAAGGAGCCGGAGCTCGTCAAGCGCTGGCAGGAGATGGATCTCTACAAGAAACTGCGCGCCTCTGCCGCCGGCCGCGAAAAATTCGTCCTGCATGACGGCCCGCCCTATGCCAACGGCAACATCCATATCGGCCACGCGCTGAACAAGATCCTCAAGGACGTCATCAACCGCTCGTTCCAGATGCGCGGTTATGACGCCAACTACGTGCCCGGCTGGGATTGCCACGGCCTGCCGATCGAATGGAAGATCGAGGAGGAGAACTATCGCGCCAGGGGCAAGGCCAAGCCCGATCTCAAGGAGCCGGCGGCGATGATCGAATTCCGCCGCGAGTGCCGCGCCTATGCCGAAAAATGGATCAAGGTCCAGGGCGACGAGTTCCAGCGTCTCGGCATCGTCGGCGATTTCGACAACCCGTATCTGACGATGAACTTCCATGCGGAGAGCCGCATCGCCGGCGAACTGTTGAAGATCGCCGCAAGCGGCCAGCTCTATCGCGGCTCCAAGCCGATCATGTGGTCGGTGGTCGAGCGCACGGCGCTGGCGGAAGCCGAAGTCGAGTACCACGATTATGAGAGTGACACGATCTGGGTGAAGTTCCCGGTGAAATTTGTCGTGCGTGACGGCGCGGAAGCAAAGTTTCATCTGCTGGATGCTTCAGTCGTCATCTGGACGACCACGCCCTGGACCATCCCCGGCAACCGGGCGATCGCCTATTCCTCGCGTGTTGCCTACGGCCTTTACGAGGTCACGGCTGCCGAAAATGATTTTGGCCCGCGCCCGGGCGAGAAGCTGATCTTTGCCGATCAGTTGGCTGAAGAATCCTTTGCCAAGGCGAAGCTACAGTACAAGCGTCTTGCCGATGTTACGGCTGCCGATCTTGCCGCCATCACCTGTGCGCATCCGCTCAAGGGTCTGGGAGATGGCTATGAATTTGCCGTGCCGTTGCTCGAAGGCGACCATGTCACCGACGACGCCGGTACGGGCTTCGTGCATACGGCGCCGAGCCACGGCCGCGAAGACTTTGACGTCTGGATGGCGCATGCCCGCGAGATCGAGGCGCGCGGCATCGAGACGAAGATCCCGTTCCCGGTCGACGACGGCGGTTTCTACACGGCTGACGCCCCCGGTCTCGAAGGCGCTCGCGTCATCGACGACAACGGCAAGAAGGGCGATGCCAACGACCGCGTCATCAAGGCGCTGATCGAGCGCAACGCGCTCTTTGCCCGCGGCCGCCTGAAGCACCAGTATCCGCATTCCTGGCGCTCGAAGAAGCCGGTCATCTTCCGTAATACGCCGCAGTGGTTCGTCTATATGGACAAGACGCTGGCGGATGGAACGACGCTGCGCACCCGTGCGCTCACCGCGATCGACGACACCCGCTTCGTGCCGGCTGCCGGCCAGAACCGCCTGCGCGCGATGATCGAGCAACGCCCGGACTGGGTGCTTTCCCGTCAGCGCGCCTGGGGCGTGCCGATCTGCGTCTTCGTCGATGAGCATGGCGCCGTGCTGCAGGATGAGGCCGTCAACCGGCGCATCCTCGAGGCTTTCGATGCCGAAGGCGCCGACGCCTGGTTTGCCGAAGGCGCCAAGGAGCGCTTCCTCGGCAACGAGCATGATCCGGCCAAGTGGTCGCAGGTCATGGATATCCTCGACGTCTGGTTCGATTCGGGCTCGACGCACACCTTCACGCTGGAGGACCGCCCGGACCTGAAATGGCCGGCCGACCTCTACCTCGAAGGCTCCGACCAGCATCGCGGCTGGTTCCATTCCTCGCTGCTGGAATCGGCTGCGACCCGCGGTCGCGCGCCTTATAACGCCGTCCTCACCCATGGCTTCACCATGGACGAGAAGGGCGAGAAGATGTCGAAGTCGAAGGGCAACGTCACCGCTCCGCAGGAGGTGATGAAGGACGCCGGCGCCGATATCCTGCGCCTCTGGGTGATGACCTCGGACTATGCGGACGACCTGCGCGTCGGCAAGACGATCATCCAGACCAATGTCGACGCCTATCGCAAGCTGCGCAATACCATCCGCTGGATGCTCGGCACGCTTGCCCATGACAAGGGCGAGGAGATCGCGCTTGCCGATCTGCCGGAGCTGGAGCAGCTGATGCTGCATCGGCTTGCCGAGCTCGATCAGCTGGTGCGCGAAAACTACGATGCGTTCGACTTCAAGAAGATCGCCCGCGCACTGATCGATTTCGCCAATGTCGAGCTTTCGGCCTTCTATTTCGATGTCCGCAAGGATGCGCTCTATTGCGACGCGCCGTCGAGCCTGCGCCGGCGCGCCAGCCTGCACGTCATCCGCCAGATCTTCGATTGCATGGTGACCTGGCTTGCCCCGATGCTGCCCTTCACCACCGAGGAGGCCTGGCTGTCACGCAATCCGTCTGCCGTTTCCGTGCATCTGGAGCAGTTTGCCACCGTTCCCAAGGAATGGCGCAACGATGCCCTGGCCGAGAAGTGGAAGAAGATCCGCGCCGTGCGTTCGGTTGTAACAGGCGCGCTGGAAATCGAGCGCAAGGACAAGCGCATCGGCTCCTCGCTGGAAGCGGCGCCCGTCGTCCATATCGCCGATGCCGAGCTTCGCAAGGCGCTCGAGGGACAGGATTTCAGCGAAGTCTGCATCACCTCGGGCATCACCATCAAGGCGGACGCCGGTCCGGCGGAAGCCTTCCGCCTGGCTGAAGTGCCTGACGTCGCCGTCGTTCCGAAGCTCGCCGAGGGTGTCAAATGCGCGCGTTCCTGGCGCATCACCACCGATGTCGGTTCCGATCCCGACTATCCCGACGTCTCGGCGCGTGATGCTGCGGCCTTGCGTGAGCTCGGCATCCGCGCCTGA
- a CDS encoding bifunctional riboflavin kinase/FAD synthetase gives MTVFHRNETRDPLPAHLKGGVVAIGNFDGVHRGHQSVLNRALEIAKTRGIPALVLTFEPHPRTVFRPQTPVFRLTPAPLKARILETLGFNAVIEYPFDYEFSQRSADDFIHSILKDWLGASEVVTGFDFHFGRSREGGPAFLMNAGQTYGFGVTLIDAFRDENADVVSSSHIRALLKEGEVSEVAGMLGYRYTVEAEVIDGEKLGRQLGFPTANMRLPPEAELAAGIYAVRFRRQDGTLHDAVASYGRRPTVMENGAPLLETFLFDFSGDLYGQLCAVSFFGYLRPELKFDGLDPLVAQIKRDEAEARALLAGVKPLSALDGKLCFS, from the coding sequence ATGACCGTCTTCCACCGCAATGAAACCCGGGATCCCTTGCCCGCCCATCTCAAAGGCGGGGTGGTCGCCATCGGCAATTTCGACGGCGTGCATCGCGGCCATCAATCGGTGCTGAACCGCGCGCTCGAGATCGCCAAGACGCGCGGCATCCCCGCTCTGGTGCTGACCTTTGAGCCGCATCCGCGCACGGTCTTCCGGCCGCAGACGCCGGTGTTCCGCCTGACACCCGCGCCGCTGAAAGCCCGCATTCTGGAAACGCTGGGGTTCAACGCCGTCATCGAATATCCCTTCGACTACGAATTTTCACAGCGCTCGGCCGATGACTTCATCCATTCGATCCTGAAGGATTGGCTCGGCGCCTCCGAAGTCGTCACCGGCTTCGATTTCCACTTCGGCCGCAGCCGCGAAGGCGGTCCCGCCTTCCTGATGAATGCCGGCCAGACCTACGGCTTCGGCGTCACCCTGATCGATGCCTTCCGCGACGAAAACGCCGACGTCGTCTCGTCGAGCCATATCCGCGCGTTGCTGAAGGAGGGCGAGGTCAGCGAAGTCGCCGGCATGCTCGGTTACCGCTATACGGTGGAAGCCGAGGTGATCGACGGCGAAAAACTTGGCCGGCAGCTTGGCTTTCCTACCGCCAACATGCGCCTGCCGCCGGAGGCCGAGCTCGCCGCCGGCATCTACGCCGTCCGCTTCCGCCGCCAGGATGGAACGCTCCACGATGCGGTCGCAAGCTACGGCCGCCGCCCGACGGTGATGGAGAACGGTGCCCCGCTGCTCGAAACCTTTCTTTTCGATTTCAGCGGCGATCTCTACGGTCAGCTCTGCGCTGTCTCCTTCTTCGGCTATCTCCGCCCGGAACTGAAGTTCGACGGCCTCGATCCGCTCGTCGCCCAGATCAAGCGTGACGAAGCGGAGGCGAGGGCGCTGCTGGCGGGGGTCAAACCGCTGAGTGCGCTCGATGGGAAGCTCTGCTTTTCCTGA
- a CDS encoding EVE domain-containing protein, protein MSRSWIAVASANHVRTGREAGFMQVCHGKAAPLRRSAPGDRIIYYSPTETFGGTDRLQAFTAIGIVKAADAYQVEVSADFRPWRRDVAWWPAMETPIRPLLDRLSFTSGRPGWGYQLRFGLFEIGNNDAELIAEAMLDAMPEEFQMLDLHPASGEPLLPRPRREHLRN, encoded by the coding sequence ATGTCCCGGAGCTGGATCGCAGTTGCCTCGGCAAATCACGTCCGCACCGGGCGCGAAGCAGGGTTCATGCAGGTCTGTCACGGAAAGGCGGCCCCGCTCAGGCGGAGCGCGCCCGGAGACCGCATCATCTATTACTCGCCGACCGAAACGTTCGGCGGCACGGATCGCCTCCAAGCGTTCACGGCAATTGGCATCGTCAAGGCAGCCGATGCCTATCAGGTAGAAGTCAGCGCCGACTTTCGCCCCTGGAGGCGGGATGTCGCGTGGTGGCCGGCGATGGAAACACCTATCCGGCCACTGCTCGACCGACTGTCCTTCACAAGTGGCCGGCCAGGCTGGGGTTATCAACTCCGCTTTGGGCTGTTCGAAATCGGCAATAACGATGCCGAACTGATAGCCGAAGCGATGCTCGATGCAATGCCGGAGGAGTTTCAGATGCTCGACCTGCATCCAGCCTCAGGAGAGCCGCTGCTTCCTCGACCACGCAGAGAGCATTTGCGAAATTGA
- a CDS encoding TIGR01459 family HAD-type hydrolase, which produces MAKRIETFSEITDRYDVVLCDVWGVVHNGVDPFPKAAAALQAARENGLAVVLITNSPRLSWQVVEQLRHIGVPDGAYDRIVTSGDVTRGLIAEGPKTVFLLGPERDKALLEGIGVERVPAGEARSLVCTGFFDDETEKPEDYTDMLLDFQAREVPMICANPDLVVERGHRIIPCAGAMAAYYEQLGGKTRIAGKPHRPIYEATLAAARELRGDVPAERVLAIGDGMPTDVRGALNFGLDLLYISGGIHAKEYTLNGETDEAILNAYLERENAAPKWWMPRLA; this is translated from the coding sequence ATGGCCAAGCGGATAGAAACCTTCTCTGAGATCACCGATCGCTATGACGTGGTGCTCTGTGATGTCTGGGGCGTCGTTCACAACGGCGTCGATCCGTTTCCGAAGGCGGCTGCCGCCCTCCAGGCGGCGCGCGAAAACGGCCTCGCCGTCGTCCTTATCACCAACTCGCCGCGCCTTTCCTGGCAGGTCGTCGAGCAATTGCGTCATATCGGCGTGCCCGACGGCGCCTATGACAGGATCGTCACCTCGGGCGACGTCACCCGCGGGCTGATTGCCGAGGGGCCGAAGACGGTCTTCCTGCTCGGCCCCGAGCGCGACAAGGCGCTTCTCGAAGGCATCGGCGTCGAGCGAGTGCCGGCCGGCGAAGCGCGATCGCTCGTCTGCACCGGCTTCTTCGACGACGAGACCGAGAAGCCGGAAGATTACACCGACATGCTTCTGGATTTTCAAGCGCGCGAGGTGCCGATGATCTGCGCCAATCCCGACCTCGTCGTCGAGCGCGGCCACCGCATCATTCCCTGCGCCGGCGCCATGGCCGCCTATTACGAGCAGCTCGGCGGCAAAACCCGCATCGCCGGCAAGCCGCACCGGCCGATTTACGAGGCGACGCTGGCCGCTGCCCGCGAACTTCGCGGCGATGTGCCGGCCGAGCGCGTCTTGGCGATCGGCGACGGCATGCCGACCGATGTCCGCGGCGCCTTGAATTTTGGCCTCGACCTTCTCTACATCAGCGGCGGGATCCACGCCAAGGAATACACCTTGAACGGCGAAACCGACGAGGCGATCCTCAACGCCTACCTCGAACGGGAAAACGCCGCGCCGAAGTGGTGGATGCCGCGCCTTGCATGA